In a genomic window of Thermoprotei archaeon:
- a CDS encoding DUF47 family protein: protein MKSIRSLLQSKEYDILRMIVEQAIIVRDSIFLLDDLFQKLKSGDWGYAIEKSLEIAREEHKTDVKREEIATKIFKEAYMPDFRETILMLTEKIDEVMDSIKDTSRIMTQRKFDEKILSILEPELSAYVKLCVKAIETMYFSVSKLIANIDESIKLIDEIKSLEVQVDEMKMLLMKRIYNMDEKVISVLTLLQIKDIILFMDNIVDNAEDVGDVLQLLYFAVKS, encoded by the coding sequence ATGAAAAGTATTAGAAGCCTATTACAGAGTAAGGAGTATGATATTTTACGAATGATAGTGGAACAAGCCATTATTGTACGTGATTCTATCTTTTTACTTGATGATTTATTTCAGAAATTAAAGAGTGGAGATTGGGGATATGCAATAGAAAAGAGTTTAGAAATTGCTAGAGAAGAACATAAAACTGATGTTAAGCGGGAAGAGATCGCTACAAAAATCTTTAAAGAAGCATACATGCCGGATTTCAGAGAAACAATATTGATGTTAACTGAGAAAATAGATGAGGTAATGGATTCAATAAAGGATACGTCTAGAATTATGACTCAGAGAAAGTTTGATGAAAAAATACTGAGTATTTTAGAACCAGAGCTTAGTGCTTATGTGAAATTATGTGTGAAGGCTATTGAAACGATGTATTTTTCAGTAAGCAAGCTTATTGCTAACATCGACGAATCAATAAAACTTATAGATGAAATTAAGTCGCTGGAAGTCCAGGTTGATGAAATGAAAATGTTATTGATGAAACGTATATATAACATGGATGAAAAAGTAATTAGCGTATTAACACTACTTCAAATTAAGGATATCATTCTCTTTATGGATAATATTGTCGATAATGCTGAGGATGTTGGTGATGTTTTACAACTCTTATATTTTGCCGTAAAAAGTTAA
- a CDS encoding cyclic 2,3-diphosphoglycerate synthase: MGAAGRDFHNYNILYRNNTEYEIVAFTAAQIPGIADRKYPPELAGPLYPQGIPITSEYELPQIIKKYNVDEVVFSYSDVLYNDIMHKSSIVLSSGADFKLIAPEKTMIKSNKPVIAVTASRTGAGKSTVSRKLVSLLREEGVHVVVVRHPMPYGDLLNSIVIRLEKLEDLDRLNLTIEEKEEFESYMKMGIVAYEGVDYEKILKNAEHEADIIIWDGGNNDTPFYKPDLYITVVDPTRPGHEVGSYPGEINVMMADLIVISKVNTAKPDDIDTVEKNAHKLNPKATIVKAEFEISIDNPQMIEGKKVIVVEDGPSVTHGHMPFGAGYIAAKRYGASEIINPKPYAQGIFKEIYEMYKHTADVVPTIGYGTEQMKQLQEFINKIPGDTVVLGTPSDISRYLKLNKPVVHVKYEMVDVGEPNFSSIIKQWIAKKVKKAKLVSSL; this comes from the coding sequence ATGGGTGCTGCCGGTCGAGATTTTCATAATTATAATATTCTTTATCGTAATAATACAGAGTATGAGATTGTTGCGTTCACTGCAGCACAGATACCTGGTATTGCCGATCGCAAGTATCCGCCTGAATTAGCTGGGCCGCTTTATCCACAGGGAATACCTATTACGAGTGAATATGAACTGCCTCAAATAATAAAAAAGTATAATGTTGACGAAGTTGTGTTTTCGTATAGTGATGTGCTTTATAACGATATAATGCACAAATCTTCAATAGTACTGAGTTCTGGAGCAGACTTTAAGCTAATAGCTCCAGAAAAAACCATGATAAAATCGAATAAACCTGTCATAGCAGTTACTGCCTCACGTACTGGTGCTGGGAAAAGTACGGTTTCCCGTAAGCTTGTATCGTTGCTTAGAGAAGAGGGAGTACATGTTGTGGTTGTTAGGCATCCCATGCCTTATGGAGACCTTTTAAATAGCATTGTTATAAGGCTTGAAAAGCTTGAGGATCTAGATAGATTAAATCTAACGATAGAAGAAAAGGAAGAGTTCGAATCCTACATGAAAATGGGCATCGTGGCGTATGAAGGTGTTGATTACGAAAAAATACTTAAGAATGCTGAGCATGAGGCTGACATAATTATTTGGGATGGAGGAAACAATGATACACCATTTTATAAACCAGATCTTTATATAACAGTGGTTGACCCTACTAGACCAGGTCATGAAGTGGGTTCCTATCCTGGAGAAATAAATGTCATGATGGCTGATTTAATAGTGATCAGTAAAGTTAACACAGCAAAACCTGATGACATAGATACTGTGGAAAAGAATGCGCATAAACTTAATCCTAAGGCTACGATAGTTAAAGCAGAATTCGAAATTTCGATTGATAATCCTCAAATGATAGAAGGTAAAAAAGTCATAGTTGTTGAGGACGGCCCCTCTGTAACACATGGACACATGCCGTTCGGAGCCGGTTATATTGCTGCAAAACGGTATGGTGCATCAGAAATTATTAATCCCAAACCATATGCACAAGGCATATTTAAAGAAATCTATGAAATGTATAAGCATACAGCCGATGTAGTGCCAACAATAGGTTATGGTACAGAACAAATGAAACAACTGCAGGAATTTATTAATAAAATACCTGGAGACACAGTGGTACTAGGAACACCATCAGATATAAGCCGATACCTCAAGTTAAATAAGCCTGTCGTCCATGTAAAATATGAGATGGTTGATGTAGGAGAACCAAACTTTAGCTCTATAATAAAACAATGGATAGCTAAAAAAGTCAAAAAAGCAAAATTGGTATCCTCTCTCTAA
- a CDS encoding inorganic phosphate transporter, with protein sequence MSLTSGGNNSAIGPAILMGSGIFKRKSAIFSCAIGILAGVIINATLMINYGSTLIVNSKSSELLPVMISSIITLVLLSAFGVPTSVSQLVIVSIAGFAAAGIFIINWDYFLFTVVSWIVSVVLSVFLSAFFYNIFYQYSFSKPYVGLSFKVKLLIMFMSLYNSYLVGANVIGFVISIIRVSLTQIGHTELLLINGIAGALGLLVISKKIFIEVGFRLSRLGRIATLSALLSSNIIIQFFTVMGMPISVTQTVTGSLIGISLAKGSLRIGSSMKMFKNWIITPVIGVVISLFVYFVLLTFYGKI encoded by the coding sequence TTGAGTTTGACGAGTGGTGGAAATAATTCTGCTATTGGTCCAGCCATTCTCATGGGTTCAGGTATTTTTAAGAGAAAAAGTGCAATATTTTCTTGTGCTATAGGAATACTTGCTGGTGTTATAATAAATGCAACGTTGATGATTAATTATGGTAGTACATTGATTGTTAATAGCAAATCTAGCGAGCTCTTACCTGTAATGATTTCATCGATAATCACTCTTGTATTATTGAGTGCATTCGGTGTTCCTACATCAGTATCTCAGTTGGTGATAGTTTCTATAGCAGGATTCGCTGCTGCAGGAATATTTATAATCAATTGGGACTATTTTTTATTCACTGTTGTATCATGGATAGTTAGTGTTGTATTATCAGTATTTTTGTCAGCATTTTTTTATAATATTTTTTATCAATATTCGTTTTCAAAGCCTTATGTAGGTTTGAGTTTTAAGGTAAAACTTCTAATTATGTTTATGAGTTTGTATAATTCGTACCTGGTTGGAGCAAATGTGATCGGTTTTGTTATATCTATTATTAGGGTTTCTTTGACACAGATTGGTCATACTGAACTTTTGTTAATTAATGGTATTGCTGGTGCATTAGGATTACTCGTAATAAGCAAAAAAATATTTATTGAAGTTGGTTTTCGTCTTAGCAGACTGGGTCGTATAGCAACTTTGTCAGCCCTTCTTTCATCTAATATTATAATACAATTTTTCACAGTAATGGGTATGCCAATATCAGTAACTCAAACAGTAACAGGGAGCTTAATTGGTATAAGTCTTGCTAAAGGAAGTTTACGTATTGGTAGTTCTATGAAAATGTTTAAGAATTGGATAATAACACCAGTTATTGGGGTTGTCATTTCCCTGTTTGTATATTTTGTGCTTTTAACTTTTTACGGCAAAATATAA
- a CDS encoding CDC48 family AAA ATPase: MSSIREVELVVMEAEPDKVGTGYASMSRKIMGQLNIVPGDIIEIVGKRNTYAISWPLRFDDNRTIIRMDGIIRRNAGVSIGDTVKVHPATLKPATKVTLAPLDSRIPEDLLHHARSRIYERALSQSIPVNRGDVIQIPVGLGGRINLMVVSIAPGPSGIITDSTEITIRSEPVKEEEVMVARVTFEDIGDLEEAKMRIREIVELPLKHPELFKRLGIDPPRGVLLYGPPGTGKTLLAKAVASESGAHFITINGPEIMSKFYGESEARLREVFREAEENAPSIIFIDELDAIAPRRSEVTGEVEKRVVAQLLALMDGMKGRGQVIVIGATNRPDAIDPALRRPGRFDREIAIGMPDKRARKEIFLVHTRNMPLDNDVNLDELAQITHGFTGADIAALCREAAMNALRRFLPKINLDAETIPPEILQELKVTMADFEAAMRDVPPSVLREVLIEVPEVHWEDIGGIDDVKQLLREAVELPIKKPEIFEEAGIRPPRGILLYGPPGTGKTLLAKAVATESEANFIAVRGPELLSKWVGESEKGIREVFKKARQAAPCIVFFDEIDAIAPARGLRSGDSGVTERMVNQLLTEMDGLQTLKNVVVIGATNRLDIIDPALLRPGRFDRIIFVPPPDLKARIEIFKVHTKKMKLAEDVNVEELALRTEGYTGADIEAVCREAAMEAIREGVRPVKVAARHFEKALKNVPSSVTQDDLKYYMEVYNQFRKSSRQPEKKPVGIYM; encoded by the coding sequence ATGTCTTCAATCAGGGAAGTCGAGCTTGTAGTAATGGAAGCAGAACCTGATAAAGTTGGCACAGGATATGCCTCAATGAGCAGAAAAATTATGGGACAGTTAAACATAGTGCCTGGTGATATTATCGAAATAGTAGGAAAGCGCAATACCTATGCAATATCATGGCCACTTCGTTTTGACGATAACAGAACAATAATCAGAATGGATGGGATAATAAGAAGAAATGCAGGCGTATCAATAGGTGATACTGTTAAAGTACATCCTGCAACACTTAAACCTGCTACAAAAGTTACACTCGCACCATTAGACTCACGAATACCTGAGGACTTGCTTCATCATGCGCGTTCAAGAATTTATGAACGAGCTCTCTCACAATCAATACCTGTAAATAGGGGTGATGTAATACAAATACCAGTAGGATTAGGCGGTAGAATAAATCTGATGGTTGTATCAATAGCTCCCGGACCATCAGGAATAATTACTGATTCCACAGAAATTACCATCAGGTCTGAACCTGTAAAAGAAGAAGAAGTAATGGTAGCGAGAGTTACATTTGAGGACATAGGAGATTTAGAGGAAGCAAAAATGCGTATTAGAGAAATAGTAGAGTTACCATTAAAACACCCTGAGCTTTTCAAAAGATTAGGAATTGATCCTCCAAGAGGAGTATTGCTTTATGGTCCTCCTGGAACCGGTAAAACATTACTGGCGAAAGCCGTAGCCAGCGAATCTGGAGCACACTTTATAACTATAAATGGCCCTGAAATCATGAGCAAGTTTTACGGCGAATCAGAGGCTAGATTAAGGGAAGTATTCAGAGAAGCTGAGGAAAACGCCCCATCAATTATTTTCATCGATGAATTAGACGCCATAGCTCCCAGAAGAAGTGAAGTGACTGGCGAGGTAGAAAAAAGAGTTGTAGCACAGTTATTAGCATTAATGGATGGTATGAAAGGAAGAGGGCAAGTCATAGTCATAGGTGCTACGAACAGACCTGATGCAATAGACCCAGCTCTCAGAAGACCTGGGAGATTCGATAGAGAAATAGCTATAGGAATGCCAGACAAAAGAGCACGTAAAGAAATATTCTTGGTTCACACTAGGAATATGCCTTTAGACAATGACGTGAATTTAGATGAGTTAGCTCAAATAACACATGGTTTTACTGGTGCTGATATTGCAGCATTATGTAGAGAAGCAGCAATGAACGCATTGAGGAGGTTTTTACCTAAAATAAACCTTGATGCAGAAACAATACCTCCAGAAATACTTCAAGAATTAAAAGTCACGATGGCAGATTTCGAGGCTGCAATGAGAGATGTTCCACCATCAGTGTTAAGAGAAGTTCTTATAGAAGTCCCTGAAGTTCACTGGGAGGATATAGGCGGAATAGATGATGTGAAACAACTTCTTAGGGAGGCCGTCGAATTACCGATCAAGAAACCGGAAATATTCGAAGAAGCAGGTATAAGACCACCAAGAGGTATATTGCTTTATGGTCCTCCTGGAACCGGTAAAACATTACTGGCGAAAGCCGTAGCAACAGAAAGTGAAGCAAACTTTATAGCAGTTAGAGGCCCAGAATTACTAAGTAAATGGGTTGGTGAATCCGAAAAAGGTATCAGAGAAGTATTTAAGAAAGCAAGGCAAGCAGCCCCATGCATAGTGTTCTTCGATGAAATCGATGCGATCGCGCCTGCAAGAGGCTTAAGAAGTGGTGATTCCGGTGTCACAGAAAGAATGGTGAACCAGCTTTTAACTGAAATGGATGGATTGCAGACATTAAAAAATGTTGTAGTTATTGGTGCTACAAACAGGTTAGATATAATAGATCCCGCATTACTCCGACCTGGGAGATTCGATAGAATAATATTCGTTCCACCACCAGATTTGAAAGCACGTATCGAAATCTTTAAAGTTCACACTAAAAAGATGAAACTAGCAGAAGATGTTAACGTAGAAGAATTAGCGCTCAGGACAGAGGGATATACTGGAGCTGATATAGAAGCAGTGTGCAGAGAAGCAGCTATGGAAGCGATAAGAGAGGGCGTACGTCCTGTAAAAGTAGCTGCAAGACATTTTGAAAAAGCTCTGAAGAATGTCCCATCAAGCGTAACTCAGGATGATCTGAAATACTACATGGAAGTTTATAATCAATTCAGAAAATCATCAAGACAACCTGAAAAGAAGCCTGTCGGAATATACATGTAA